One genomic region from Cardiocondyla obscurior isolate alpha-2009 linkage group LG19, Cobs3.1, whole genome shotgun sequence encodes:
- the LOC139110224 gene encoding LOW QUALITY PROTEIN: dnaJ homolog subfamily B member 13 (The sequence of the model RefSeq protein was modified relative to this genomic sequence to represent the inferred CDS: deleted 2 bases in 1 codon), with translation MQQKNGGAQAIFALAAEAYDVLSDPLRKAVYDQYGEEGLKNGVPRPEGFVKPYVYHGDPTRAFRWNRKPLSSRRLKSLNLHLNFLRDEILNKKTFLLQVFFGGIKKMKIRRLIVVNNDKSTLPTKKILTIPIKPGIPAGTRIVFPEESDQGSAKIPADVIFVTEDRLRETFRREDSDLHTTVDIFLREALTGTVITLNTVDGRTLRIPITPIVTYEKPL, from the exons ATGCAGCAAAAGAACGGAGGTGCTCAGGCGATTTTCGCCTTAGCAGCTGAAGCGTACGACGTGCTTTCAGATCCTCTTAGAAAGGCCGTGTATGATCAATACGGTGAAGAGGGTCTTAAAAATGGTGTGCCGAGACCAGAAGGATTCGTGAAACCTTACGTCTATCACGGCGATCCGACGCGAGCCTTTAGGTGGAACCGAAAGCCATTGAGCTCTCgccgtttaaaa AGTCTCAATCTCCACTTAAATTTCCTAAGGGACGagatattaaacaaaaa AACGTTTTTGTTGCAGGTATTTTTCGGCGGCataaagaaaatgaagatCCGGAGGCTGATTGTAGTCAACAACGATAAGTCGACGTTGCCTACGAAGAAGATTTTGACGATACCTATTAAGCCAGGAATCCCAGCAGGTACCAGAATAGTATTTCCCGAAGAGAGTGATCAAGGCTCTGCGAAGATACCCG CGGATGTTATCTTTGTCACGGAGGATCGGCTTCGCGAAACGTTCCGGCGGGAA GACTCGGACTTGCACACGACGGTCGATATCTTTCTAAGGGAGGCGCTGACCGGAACGGTGATCACGCTTAACACCGTCGACGGCAGAACTCTTCGAATTCCAATAACACCGATCGTTACGTACGAAAAGCCATTATAA
- the LOC139109882 gene encoding uncharacterized protein, whose protein sequence is MDCCNYIEAYAAGGHFYQQQQQYFCYDNGSVAYAGYDAAPISNAIDINARYNGAIPPTYPTDYVYNPKEARLRKAMREQTRELSRRSILQNAIARTAAIGGENSVVSASMASGFLNQHHHFDCASMPMGPNVSPHQMAEPWFQAAHRLKAAHSPRIGDWYGNVCGNPIERLQAMGTMHQQHQQQQRDHEKPKDQRSQTAECASAFSSSSYSPDIATAEREIRRQESVSEYADFVDAQKWHPYQNSANPHSLPRTPHPSQQMGGVLHPNVQNTNAHGHGPWGQFCHGMLPHVPSATRNAAIRGPRHAVFLRDCGSTRHCAFLEDAPQMNYAPTKLNIDNIRAPYPPSEHQMPRLLGSAVNPVIDSTTTVMNRRDEDDGTKWDPRNTGMPLDEYVPTSTPQESTVAAKEREPQHSSERFETKKKAVAKQPLPGFHQAFGSTEIGKFSRSEFFVNMVGESSSGDVTTDDGDGADGGEDGDVSREHSLSETAEGAATVAAAASAASVAATAATVATAATAATTAAAAAAAAAAVAATTTGRIFDAENNQGTTFAIGARSSIGSVYCGQPATPRWHSPHVGAIGSEI, encoded by the exons ATGGACTGCTGCAATTACATCGAGGCATACGCGGCAGGTGGTCatttttatcaacagcagcagcagtaCTTTTGCTATGACAACGGTAGCGTGGCGTACGCGGGCTATGACGCTGCGCCGATTTCTAACGCGATCGACATTAACGCTCGGTACAACGGAGCGATACCACCGACGTATCCAACAG ATTACGTATATAATCCGAAGGAGGCGAGGCTGCGAAAAGCAATGCGCGAGCAAACGCGCGAACTGTCACGGCGATCGATCTTGCagaacgcgatcgcgcgcacggccGCGATTGGCGGCGAGAATTCCGTTGTTTCCGCATCGATGGCGAGCGGCTTCCTGAACCAGCATCATCACTTTGACTGCGCGTCGATGCCGATGGGTCCAAACGTTAGCCCTCATCAGATGGCCGAGCCTTGGTTCCAGGCCGCGCACCGCCTTAAGGCCGCGCACTCGCCGCGAATCGGCGATTGGTACGGCAACGTGTGCGGCAACCCGATCGAGAGACTGCAGGCGATGGGCACGATGCACCAGCAACATCAACAGCAGCAGCGCGACCACGAAAAGCCGAAGGACCAGAGGAGCCAGACCGCGGAGTGCGCCTCCGCGTTTTCTTCCAGCAGCTACTCGCCGGAtatcgcgaccgcggaaaGAGAAATTCGCCGACAAGAATCCGTCTCGGAATACGCCGATTTCGTCGACGCCCAGAAGTGGCATCCTTATCAA AACAGCGCGAATCCTCATTCACTCCCGAGAACGCCTCATCCATCGCAGCAAATGGGTGGCGTTCTTCACCCGAATGTCCAGAATACAAACGCGCATGGACATGGCCCGTGGGGCCAATTTTGTCACGGCATGCTGCCGC atgtTCCAAGCGCGACTCGCAACGCAGCGATTCGTGGACCGCGACACGCAGTTTTCCTGCGGGACTGCGGATCAACCAGGCATTGTGCATTTTTGGAGGACGCGCCGCAGATGAATTATGCGCCGACCAAATTAAACATTGACAACATTCGTGCGCCTTATCCGCCATCGGAGCATCAG ATGCCAAGGTTGCTGGGATCAGCGGTGAATCCCGTCATAGACTCGACCACGACGGTGATGAATCGAcgcgacgaagacgacggGACCAAGTGGGATCCGCGTAACACTGGGATGCCTCTGGACGAATACGTGCCAACCTCCACG CCCCAAGAGAGCACGGTCGCCGCGAAAGAGCGCGAGCCTCAGCACTCGAGCGAGCGGTTCGAGACGAAGAAGAAAGCCGTCGCGAAGCAGCCGCTGCCGGGTTTCCATCAAGCGTTCGGCTCGACGGAGATCGGCAAGTTCTCCAGGTCCGAGTTCTTCGTTAATATGGTGGGCGAGAGCAGCAGCGGCGACGTCACGAcggacgacggcgacggcgccGACGGCGGCGAGGACGGCGACGTAAGTAGGGAGCATTCCCTGTCGGAAACGGCGGAGGGTGCAGCGACGGTGGCGGCCGCGGCGTCGGCGGCCTCGGTGGCCGCGACGGCCGCGACGGTCGCAACCGCGGCTACGGCGGCGACCACGGCCGCCGCGGCGGCCgcagcagcggcggcggtCGCGGCCACCACGACCGGGAGAATTTTCGACGCCGAGAACAACCAGGGGACGACGTTCGCCATCggcgcgcgatcgtcgatcgGCAGCGTGTACTGCGGACAGCCGGCGACCCCGCGCTGGCACAGTCCGCACGTAGGTGCTATAGGTAGCGAAATTTAA